GAGTCCCGAACGTCTTTCACGTATTCGGTGACGAGCGGCGCGGCTTCGGTGCGTTCGCCGGGAAGGCCGCGCCAGACGAGCGTGTTGATGATCTGCATCGGGAGCTTCACGTTGTGCTTCGTCGGCTCGTCGGCGTTAACGAACGTCCGGACCGACTGCATCGGCAGGTACTCGTCCGGACCCGCCCCCAGCGGTACGATGTCGTCCGTCGCGAGCTGTTTGCCGAACAGGGGAACGATGGCGTTCTCCCACTGCCAGTCGTGGACCGGCACGAAGAGGTAGTTGTCAGGCTCGAGCCCGCGACCCTCGAGTTCCGCGCGGAACTCCGCGTAGTAGTCCCCGAGTTCCGACTCGAGCAGCGCCTCGTGCTCGAGGCCCGCGACGCTCACGAACTCGGCTGCCTCGCGGGAGACGGCACACCACGAGAGTCGGATCTGCTCGGCGCGTTCGGGCGCGTAGTCGCGGTAGTCATCGTACCCCCAGCCGACCCGGCCCTTGTTGAACGTGAGCCACGGGTGGCCGGTCATCTCGCCCTCAATCTCGGCGTAGGACATGTCGAGAACCGATGTCTCAGTACCGGTGGTGCCGACGTCGCCGGTGATATCGCTGGCCTCGTCGGCATCGCCACCATCGGCACCGTCGGCGTCGATGTGAGCATCCGCGAGAAGCGTGTTCGTGTACTCGCGGACGAGATGACTGGCCGTGATCGAGTCCATCTCCACTGTCGGCTCGAGATCGACGACGAACTGGAGGGGGTCGTCGGCAGACTCGAATCCATCGCCGGCATCGCGTTCGATCGAGTCGACGCGAACGCCGATGCTGTCCCAGGACCGCTCGACGGCGTCGAAGCGATATCTGGTCCCCTCGAGATCGATTTCGTAGGTAGTCCACCCGTCGTCCTGCCCGTCGCCAGACGGGGCGTCATCGTCCGGCCCATCGTCGGATGGGTCGTCATCGACCGGCTCCGGCTCGAGGATATCCTCGTAGGTGAACTCCCGGAGGATCTTCGCGAGGAGTTCCCGCCCAGCATCGTTCCAGCGGTCTTCGGTCAGCACGTTGTCCAGCGTCGCTATTCCGTCGAGTCCGTACTCCTGATCGGTATCACGTCGTGTGTTTTGCATGAATTACTCCGTGTTGAGCGACAGCGATTGCGGCGCATCGGTGTGCACCGGCGCGTGGTCGGCGAACTGTTCGACGTCGAAATTCTGGAAGACGGTGTCCCCGTCGATCGGGTACACCTCGCGGCCGGCAAGCTGATCGATGATGACCGCGTTCCGGTAACAGCCCAGTCCGAGATCCGGTGTGCCGACGCCGTGCGTGTGCATCTCGGCGTTTTGGACGAACACGCGGCCGCTAGGGTCGTCCGCACCACCGAGATCCCCCTCGAGGCGGTACTCCTCGCTCACGCGGAACCGGCCCTGGTCACCGAACGCAATCCGGTCCGCGATCGGCTCGAGGAACGTCGGCATCGGACGCTGATAGCCCGTGCCGAAGATCACAGCGTCGGTCTCGAGGGCGAACGCCGCCGCCTGTTGGCGCTGTTCGCACTCGAGCCAGTAGCTATCCGCGAGGCGCTCGATGTCGCGGACTTCGGTCGTCGCGAGCATGCCGAAGTCAGGCTCGCGGTCGCCGATCGAGCGCTCGTAGAGCGTGTCGTAGAGCCGCTCGCTGGTCTCGGGATCGATTCCCTTGTACAGCAGGTCCTGATCGGCCAGCAGGTCGTCCTTTCGCGACTGTGGCAGGTCGTAGAAGTACTGCGTGTACTCGGGCGTGAAGTGCTGGAGCCCGAGTTTCGAGTACTCCATCGGGAAGAACCCGTCCGAGCGGGTGAGCCAATCGAGCCGGTACTCGTGATTCGGTTGGCGCTCGAGCAGATCCAGCACGACCTCGGCGGCGCTCTGCCCGGAGCCGACGACGGTGATCGCGTCGGTCTCGAGGACGTCCGTGCGGCGCTCGAGGTAGTCAGCGGTGTGAAACAAGGGATCGTCCCCGTCGGCGTGGTCACGGGCAAACGTCGGCAGCGCCGGCCGGGAACCGACACCCATGACGAGGTCGTCGGCCCGGTAGCGGTAGCGCTGGCCCGTCTCGGGGACGACGGCCTCGACGACGAAGGTTCCGCCATCATCGGGTTTCGGTCCGCTCGACGTCGGTTCCGATTCGCTCGAGTCGCCGTCCGCGGCCTCGTACGCGACGCTCGTCACTTCCCGCTCGAACCGAGTCGTCGGCACGCGCTCGGCGACCCAGCGCAGGTACGCGTCGTACTCGCGGCGGGGAATCTGGAACGTCTCA
This genomic stretch from Natrinema sp. SYSU A 869 harbors:
- a CDS encoding IucA/IucC family siderophore biosynthesis protein, whose translation is MQNTRRDTDQEYGLDGIATLDNVLTEDRWNDAGRELLAKILREFTYEDILEPEPVDDDPSDDGPDDDAPSGDGQDDGWTTYEIDLEGTRYRFDAVERSWDSIGVRVDSIERDAGDGFESADDPLQFVVDLEPTVEMDSITASHLVREYTNTLLADAHIDADGADGGDADEASDITGDVGTTGTETSVLDMSYAEIEGEMTGHPWLTFNKGRVGWGYDDYRDYAPERAEQIRLSWCAVSREAAEFVSVAGLEHEALLESELGDYYAEFRAELEGRGLEPDNYLFVPVHDWQWENAIVPLFGKQLATDDIVPLGAGPDEYLPMQSVRTFVNADEPTKHNVKLPMQIINTLVWRGLPGERTEAAPLVTEYVKDVRDSDPFLRDECEVVLPGEIAGVNFDHPTFDSLEAPAYQYNELLGCVWRESVTDLIDDGERAMTLSSLLHVEDGEPVISKLVERSDLSLSAWLDELFETMLPPLLHYLYRYGTAFSPHGENTILVLEDDRPSRLAVKDFVDDVNVAEAPLEELQGLPEELEDVLLSVPPEELRLFVVYGLFVGVYRYLADLLARHHDYSEDEFWGQVRTAIKDYHDRFPELEERFELFDLLEPTFPKLTLNRNRMIDIGYGDRPERPHAIEHGTVSNPLSEVEPEQ